A genomic stretch from Zeimonas sediminis includes:
- the trpE gene encoding anthranilate synthase component I yields MTELEFKAIAAQGYNRIPLLLECFADLDTPLSLYLKLAHKPYSFLLESVVGGERFGRYSFIGLPASTIIRSTEKGAEVVRNGQVIESFEGNPLDFVDAYQKRFKVAVRPGLPRFCGGLAGYFAYDTVRCIEPRLAGVKKPDPIGVPDIFLLVTEELAIIDNVTGKIYLMVYADPAEPEAYQRARKRLRELYVQLSRPIDVPSFKPSYETDTQRNFAKDDYLAAVAKAKEYIMAGDAMQIQVGQLIQKPFRDSPLTLYRALRSINPSPYMYFYNLGGFHIVGASPEILVRQERQPDGDRITIRPLAGTRKRGGTPAQDEALARELLSDPKEIAEHVMLIDLARNDIGRIAETGSVKVTDQLVIEKYSHVMHIVSNVEGKLKRGMGPIDVLRATFPAGTLTGAPKIRAMEIIDELEPTKRGIYGGACGYISFVGDLDLAIAIRTAVIKDGTLYVQAAAGVVADSVPESEWQETENKARAVLRAAELVQAGLDGQI; encoded by the coding sequence ATGACCGAACTCGAATTCAAGGCGATCGCAGCCCAGGGCTACAACCGCATTCCGCTGCTGCTCGAGTGCTTCGCCGACCTCGACACGCCGCTGTCTCTGTACCTGAAGCTCGCGCACAAGCCCTACAGCTTCCTGCTCGAGTCGGTGGTCGGCGGCGAGCGCTTCGGCCGCTACTCGTTCATCGGCCTGCCGGCCAGCACGATCATCCGCTCCACCGAAAAGGGCGCCGAGGTGGTCCGCAACGGCCAGGTGATCGAGAGCTTCGAGGGCAACCCGCTGGACTTCGTCGACGCCTACCAGAAGCGATTCAAGGTCGCTGTGCGGCCGGGGCTGCCTCGTTTCTGCGGCGGGCTGGCCGGCTACTTCGCCTACGACACGGTGCGCTGCATCGAGCCGAGGCTGGCTGGCGTGAAGAAGCCCGACCCGATCGGCGTGCCGGACATCTTCCTGCTGGTCACCGAAGAGCTGGCGATCATCGACAACGTGACCGGCAAGATCTACCTGATGGTCTACGCCGACCCGGCCGAGCCCGAGGCCTACCAGCGCGCGCGCAAGCGGCTGCGCGAGCTCTACGTGCAGCTGTCGCGCCCGATCGACGTGCCCTCGTTCAAGCCGAGCTACGAGACCGACACGCAGCGAAACTTCGCGAAGGACGACTACCTGGCCGCGGTGGCGAAGGCCAAGGAATACATCATGGCCGGCGACGCGATGCAGATCCAGGTCGGCCAGCTGATCCAGAAGCCGTTCCGCGATTCGCCGCTCACGCTGTACCGCGCGCTGCGCTCGATCAATCCGTCGCCGTACATGTACTTCTACAACCTCGGCGGCTTCCACATCGTCGGCGCCTCGCCCGAGATCCTGGTGCGCCAGGAGCGCCAGCCCGACGGCGACCGGATCACGATCCGCCCGCTGGCCGGCACCCGCAAGCGCGGCGGCACGCCGGCGCAGGACGAGGCGCTCGCGCGCGAGCTGCTTTCGGACCCGAAGGAGATCGCCGAGCACGTGATGCTGATCGACCTGGCGCGCAACGACATCGGCCGCATCGCCGAGACCGGCAGCGTCAAGGTGACCGACCAGCTGGTCATCGAGAAGTACTCGCACGTGATGCACATCGTGTCCAACGTCGAGGGCAAGCTCAAGCGCGGCATGGGCCCGATCGACGTGCTGCGCGCGACCTTCCCGGCCGGCACGCTGACCGGCGCGCCGAAGATCCGCGCGATGGAGATCATCGACGAGCTCGAGCCGACCAAGCGCGGCATCTACGGCGGCGCCTGCGGCTACATCTCCTTCGTGGGCGACCTGGACCTGGCGATCGCGATCCGCACCGCGGTGATCAAGGACGGCACGCTGTACGTGCAGGCCGCGGCCGGCGTGGTCGCCGACTCGGTGCCCGAGAGCGAGTGGCAGGAGACGGAGAACAAGGCCCGCGCGGTGCTGCGCGCGGCCGAGCTGGTGCAGGCGGGCCTCGACGGCCAGATCTGA
- a CDS encoding phosphoglycolate phosphatase — MNRRFPALGAIIDLDGTLLDTAADLAAGTNAMLAELGREPLPVDEVARYVGKGGEVLVHRALTRSLDGRVDAALAARAMEAFLRHYARENGIHSRVYPGVVEGLEAMRARGLKLACVTNKPQGFSEVLLAEKGLAPYFDLVVGGDLLPRRKPDPLPMLHVCERFGLAPDRIIAIGDSDNDAAAARAAGMPVLVVPYGYNEGRPAESIDADGVVSTLADVVPLLDGLPAPGAVV; from the coding sequence ATGAACAGGCGATTTCCCGCGCTCGGCGCGATCATCGATCTCGACGGCACGCTGCTCGACACGGCTGCCGATCTCGCGGCGGGCACCAACGCGATGCTGGCCGAGCTCGGCAGGGAGCCCCTTCCGGTCGACGAGGTCGCCCGCTACGTCGGCAAGGGCGGCGAGGTCCTGGTCCACCGGGCGCTCACACGTTCGCTCGACGGGCGGGTCGACGCAGCCCTGGCCGCGCGCGCGATGGAGGCCTTCCTGCGCCACTACGCGCGCGAGAACGGGATTCACTCCCGCGTCTACCCGGGCGTCGTCGAAGGCCTCGAGGCGATGCGCGCGCGGGGCCTGAAGCTCGCGTGCGTGACCAACAAGCCGCAGGGTTTCTCCGAGGTCCTGCTGGCGGAGAAGGGCCTGGCCCCGTACTTCGACCTGGTCGTGGGCGGCGACCTGCTGCCGCGCCGGAAGCCCGACCCGCTGCCTATGCTGCACGTCTGCGAGCGCTTCGGCCTCGCTCCCGACCGGATCATCGCGATCGGCGACTCGGACAACGATGCGGCCGCCGCGCGGGCCGCCGGCATGCCGGTGCTGGTCGTGCCCTACGGCTACAACGAAGGACGGCCGGCCGAGTCGATCGACGCCGACGGCGTCGTGTCCACGCTGGCCGACGTCGTGCCGCTGCTCGACGGCTTGCCCGCGCCCGGCGCGGTGGTATAG
- a CDS encoding fasciclin domain-containing protein gives MRFSLFDRIRAIGVAAFVAFGLAACGSGDDDPVPVAQPKDIVDVAQENADFSILVEAVVAADLVATLKSDGPFTVFAPTNDAFAALLTELGVTKDQLLADKALLTQVLTYHVLGAKVEAADVAGVLGKAVGTVEGGIFKIEDPAGELTITDERNRSARIVATDVAASNGVIHVIDRVILPGDKTVVDTAIAASTSASPEFTILVEALLASDPSADLVNLLSGDGPFTVFAPTDAAFAALLTELGVSKAELLADTALLTEVLKYHVVPGRVLKAEVPVGTPIATAQGQSFEVNGSQQIIDARGRSSGIAATDVLARNGVIHVIDTVILPAP, from the coding sequence ATGCGCTTCTCACTCTTCGACCGCATCCGCGCGATCGGCGTCGCCGCCTTCGTCGCCTTCGGCCTCGCCGCCTGCGGCAGCGGCGACGACGATCCGGTTCCCGTCGCCCAGCCCAAGGACATCGTCGACGTTGCCCAGGAGAACGCCGACTTCAGCATCCTGGTCGAGGCGGTCGTCGCCGCCGACCTGGTCGCCACGCTGAAATCCGACGGCCCCTTCACCGTCTTCGCCCCGACCAACGACGCCTTCGCCGCGCTGCTCACCGAGCTCGGCGTGACCAAGGACCAGCTGCTGGCCGACAAGGCCCTGCTGACCCAGGTGCTCACCTACCACGTGCTCGGCGCGAAGGTCGAGGCCGCCGACGTGGCCGGCGTGCTCGGCAAGGCCGTGGGCACGGTCGAGGGCGGCATCTTCAAGATCGAGGACCCGGCCGGCGAGCTGACCATCACCGACGAGCGCAACCGCAGCGCGAGGATCGTCGCCACCGACGTCGCCGCCTCGAACGGCGTGATCCACGTGATCGACCGGGTGATCCTGCCCGGCGACAAGACCGTGGTCGACACGGCGATCGCCGCCTCCACGTCGGCCTCGCCCGAGTTCACGATCCTGGTGGAAGCCCTGCTCGCCTCGGATCCTTCGGCCGATCTCGTCAACCTGCTGTCAGGCGACGGTCCGTTCACCGTGTTCGCGCCGACCGATGCCGCCTTCGCCGCGCTGCTGACCGAACTGGGCGTGTCCAAGGCCGAGCTGCTGGCCGACACCGCGCTGCTGACCGAGGTTCTGAAGTACCACGTGGTGCCCGGCCGCGTGCTGAAGGCCGAGGTGCCTGTCGGCACGCCGATCGCCACCGCGCAGGGGCAGAGCTTCGAGGTCAACGGCTCGCAGCAGATCATCGACGCGCGCGGCCGCTCCAGCGGCATCGCGGCGACCGACGTGCTGGCCCGCAACGGCGTGATCCACGTGATCGACACGGTGATCCTGCCCGCGCCCTGA